The sequence ATCTTTAAAATCAAAGATACTCTATACTCCTGTCATCAAAAAGGTCTCTCTGTTACATTGGCATGGATCCCAGGTCACTCTGGTATAAAAGGTAATGAGAGTGCAGACTCCTATGCAAAGCTCGCCACTGAATCAGGTTCtctaacatattttaaaaatcactcccaggATCTGTGTGCTCTTGCAAAAACTGACCTTATTAATTCTTGGAACACATTGTGGAttgaatcaaaatcggttaaaggtaaatattatgcTTCTTTGCAATCTGAAATTCCTCGAAGACCGTGGTtcttttttcatcaaaatatggTTCGTTGGGTTGCTTCAACTATCACCCGGTTACGTATTGGGCACTCTTGCACTCCAGTCCATTTGGCCAAACTGAGAATTAGAGATCACTCTTTGTGCGAATGCGGTTTGGATGAAGGGTCACCCTCCCATATCCTCTTTTCCTGTCCAAGACTTGTATATAAACTTTATGATGTTCTCCCTCCTAAGATCCCTCGTCCCCTAAGTGTTGAATGTCTCTTAATGTTTGTGTTTAGTCCCTATGtaaaatttttgtgtaaatatattaagtctaacaaaataaaattgtaaattaatctattaagtttaaaatattctgtatatattattgtttatgtaagtacatgtacataatattttttatttgtgttgtTGTAGGTTATTTACTAACATCATAACCCATCTAGTCCAGTTACCTACCACAAATCGGACTGGGATTGTCCAGAAAAGACTTGGATGTAAATAAACCGTTCAACCTCCTTTGTGTTTTCTCCAAACAACGCGTCTTTGGCGAAGTGAATTGTgctgtgtggcacaacaaaaagccactaaaataaataaacaacaacacTTGTGTGTGTGACACCAGTGTATAGCGGCACAGACTATTTTTATACTGGCGCTGTATAAAACGCTACATATGAGCATGCTTTAAAATAACTACGTGTTTTGTTTTACTAATAAGTTGACTGATTAGTAAAATTCTTTATCGGGACAATTCTTTTTTAGGAAATTATACAGACATATTTTATAgacaatggtactgattctgagcgtAACTAAAAtgtagagtattcgcatctctatcttttaactttaaaattcatgttccgtccttttttagcaatattaaaaagaaaaagatgcagatactctagtTCAAAGAACGACATCTGAATCGAAGCCATTATTAAACGCGAATCTAATGTTACCCACATTGACTGTACGCCATTGCTTGAATTTGTATTGAAATAATTATCTTCGTATTCTATCACAAGTGGTACAGTGTAGCAAAAATGTCTAATTtcctatataaatatatttatttaaataataacaactCTACATGGCAGCACTACGTCAAGTTCTCTTCTTCCGTCGGCTCGTCGTCTTCCACCGTCTCGCCCAGTTGCAGCAGGCGCATTTTGTATTCGTTTGTTTTTGAAtcctgaaaaaaataatttgttgtaaaaaaaaaactgaaaatttataacaccctcgacaaggttacagtaactagaaaagagctgataactctcaaacggctgaacccgattttcttggattatagctacgaacactctcgatcaagccacctttcaaacaaaaaaaactaaattaaaatcggttcattagtttaggagctacgatgccacagacagatacacagatacacacgtcaaacttataacacccctcttcttgggtcgggtaACCcccgacgcggacgaagtcacgggcatcagctagtttataaatatagtacaatacTAAAATgcaccaagcgacagaaaatcaatttttctatatctatcgctatctatcggcaattcgcgggtagtagtcgggttttagtgctgtttaactatTTCCTTGTAACTTCAACTAAAGTATGAGCAAAGtgaaagtacactctatagaccTCAGCCAAAGaaactaaactaatgttaaCAAGGATTGAGTACTCACATAATTGGCAAGTAAATACAACAGATCATCTTGATCCTTCTGCAATTTCTCCAACTCTTCAGTTGCATTCTTCTCCGCATCTTTCGCCGTTTTCACTTCTCCGTTCAACCTCTCCACTTCTCCGTTTAACCTCGTCACCTCTCCATTTAACCTTACAACTTCTCCATTCAACTTTGTCACTTCTCCATTTAGCTGTTGTATTCTTTCTTCATATTCTCCAAGTTTCGGGTCTGGTTGTGGTGGAGAAGGAAGGGTGGATTGTGGCATTGGTATGGAATTGGCTGATACTTGAGCTTTTAGTAAAGTATTTTCGTCTTTGAGTAGAGAATTAGCTGCTAGGGAGTCGTTCAGGGCACTCTGAAAGTTTGAAACATGTGTTTATGATTGTgttctatagttttatttttaaactacctgatgcccgcagcttcgcccgcgtggattggtcagatcctctgcagcatcaggattgaggagttggaatccaaattttgtatgtaacaatgtcgcaaagttcctctatcgattaaaaaagaaatgacgcaaatcggttcagaaatctcggagatttcggtgtacataggtagaaaaacacaactcccttcttgaaagtcggttaaaaaagtagcctatgttacaccctggtcaatcctctacttgtatgtgaaaatcccgttaaaatcggttcagccgttccgaaaattagccttttcaaacagacagacagacagacaaaaattttaaaaatgtgtgattcagtcatggtatcgttcaaataaccatatgaccttaatatgtggtacttatttcgaaattacagacagacactccaattttatttattataatattaaatagatatttaatatCACGGCTTTACGAATAGATCGTAAATCTGTGTTAATATAGGAAATAATAGTAGGGAAagtattctgaaccagtggtaaatgcttttgatgattcaaaactacttgtaaaagtttcattttagtttaataataataataatttttctttatttagggtaaaaacccaaaaaagtatacaaaaatgaaaagtttagtttatttttttaaaatttatatgtaCTTGCAAAAATTCTTGCGCGCCACTTAGGGCAGAAACCTTTACATAAGTGTCAAAACAACAACAATACAAAAGCTTCAGCTCAATTTGGATGCATGATATGTGAAGGCATAAAATACACTACACTACACATTGTATAAGAACACACACaaaccttattttttttatatacttaatatgagATGAATTTTGGTTAATCagtctttttagggttttgcTTCGTTCCTACAATTTTGGTCAAATATAAGTACTAAAAGCACGAACGAAGTGAGCCCGAAATGTTTTCCCCTCTCTCACCTGCAGTCCCCGCGCCTGCTGGGCGAGCGCGTCCAGCTGGTGCACCAGTTCGTGCAGCCTCGCGTCCTGCTGCCGGATCAGAGCCTTGTACTGCTCCAGGTCCTCCGAGCCTGACCGCTCCGGCTCCGTGCCGTTCTCGTGCCGGTCCGACAGGCTCTCCGACAGCACGCCTGAGACCACAGACAagctacatttaaaaaattaaactatagAGAATAACTATAGTAGGTCTCTTACACACAAACACGCACACTCGCGCATACGCTCACACATACACTGCGTAGGGTTCACACATTCTTTAGGAATAACtaagcatttaaaatattaactgttatcgaaattgttttttcttttgtttttagggttccgagccatagagaagaaaagaagtaaaagggttccgtacctcagaaaggaaaaacggaacctttataggatcactttgtagtctgtttCGTCTGTTATGTCTGTccaggaaacctatagggtacttcccattgacctggaatcatgaaagtTCAAAAAATCATGGAATGATGAATTGGcaggaaaaccgtgaatttgtggtcacaggcacaaaaaaaaattataatgtgttcacaaaaaaaattatttacatagtGTTAGGTATACTTCGTACGATGAtacgaaacccttcgtatgcgagtccaactcgcacttggccggtttttttaaaccacttactTTCCAAGCTCTTAAACAGCCTGCAGAACTCGTAGTCAATGAGAACATCGGCGGGAGAGGTGCCCCTCAGTTGCGGATGCTTGGCGGCCTTGTTGTACAGCTCGTGCTTGGACACCTCGCTGAGCTTGGCTGTGAACACCTCCATGCCTATCCGCTTCACTAGCAGCTGTTTGAGGGAGTCTTTGGAGTAGTTCTGGACTGAGTCATCATTGAAGTGGATGCAGATGGCCAGGAGGAAGGCTGACAGACCTGGAAAATGTTATACCtgttattccattacaagttagcccattATCTGAACACAGTGGTACTGATTTtgttggcaactaaattttagaataTTCGTATCCTCTTCTTATAAATGAAATATGAACAGGACAGGCATAGTTTGGCagtttaaaattgaatttagagcTGTCGAACCTCGTGACTAACTGCCAGTCACAAGCcttttgtttaaatttgtagcatgcactaaaatttagagtcttttcAATCAAGAAATTTATGTTCTGTCcctttttaacaatattaaaagaCAAAGGATGCAGAAACTTCATTTTTCTTCTTTTAATATTGCTCTCTAAACTTAGTTTAAATACTCACCTTGCAGAAGATACTCGTTATCGTCGTGCTCGTTGGAGCAAGTCTGGTTGACGAGGTAGCCCACGCCTCCCGGCACCTGCAGGAAGGCGCTGACTGCCGCCGGACAGTTGCTCATCCATTGTGACAGCAGCATTAGTAGTGCCACCTGAATACATTGCCATATTTCATCAAAAACTGGTGAAAAAAGCGAAGTGAAGCCATGATAGCTAAGGGGTTGATGCAGGTTAagcaactctaacttttcgcagctatgtgcgttttaagcaattaaatatcacacgCTTTAACAGTGGatgaaaacatcatgaggaaacctgcatgcccgaggATACTCCATAATGTACTCAGAGGTGTGCAACGTCAGCCAATCTGCACtaagccagcgtggcagactatagcctaaacccttctcattctgacagcaGACCCATGCCCAGTActagtagtgggctggtgatgtGTTGGTCATGATGATGAGGATGGTGATGATTGCAGCATTAGTAGCATAATCATAATCGTttattttgctagaatatgAGTACATGAGTAGTACTCACCTTGTACTGCAGCTTGTTGGCTTGCTGCAGCAGCAACGCATACTGATGCAGCAGCAACATTAGAGGCTCAGCACTTGTAATAACTGCGACTTCTGCTGCGTATTATCGATCAGCGCATAGCTAAGCGCCGCGGCAGTACTCACTTTAGACTGCAGCTTGGTGGTCTGCTGCAGCAGCAACGTGCACTGATGCAGCAGCGACACGGGGTTGCCGCCCACATTGGTGGCCAGCAGCACTCGCAACAACTGCTCCTTCTGCTGCGTATTATCGATCAGGGCATGGCTAAGCGCCACTGCAGCACACCAGTTGGACAGCACGTCAGATGAGAACAGGCCTCCACACAGGATCTGACCACTGGTGAGGCTTGACACGTCGGTTGAGGAGGGTAATAGGGTTTGCACTAGGTTGGCTTGGCTGATCTCGTTGTGGTATAGGTAGCATTGGAAGCAGTAGAGCACTGCACATCTGGAAAGATGAAAATTTGTAGTTATCAACACCACatacaaatataattttaattacataggtatgtttgttttattttatatccaAATACAATAATcatatcaatttatttatttttaatttcaaaattatttattattttataaagcaattttaattcaatcaAATGAAATATCATCTATAACTATATGTTAAATTTATGCAAAGGAAACAAATGAAAAATTTTTCCCAGTgacaggattttttttttttttttctaataagtCCATCTGCGATCGGCCCTCCGGCCATAATTAGATTTGGGCAGTTATGAAGGTTTGTTCGTTAGTTCAGGGGGCATTCCAATAAATGTCCTTCCCTTTCGTGCTGTAAATTATGGAGCATCATCTCTCGTCCAATTCCAATATGTGCCATCTTTTAAGGCGTTTAATGTTGGGGTTTACAAGCAATTTCTGAGGCACTAAATATCTGTACACATTTTACTAAAGATATGAGATATATTGGTATTTTGAAGCAATGCTTACCTTAACGGAAACGGCTGTTTCTCGTTAACCATAGACATCAGAAGCACAATGATCGCTGGCCGCGGCGGATACGAAGGCGCAATCACATTCCCGATAAACTCCTGGTTAGCTGTCTCCCCTCTCACCACTTCGCCCACAGAATTTATTGTCTCCGTCAAAATATCTGCTGGGACCCCGCTTGCCATCAAAATATTACACATAGCTTCCAAAAGTCCActgtttttcattattttctgacaatttgATATAATTTGTGCAGAATTGCTTGGGGACACCAAGGTTCGAACTAACTGTAGCATACAATGCACGTTTGAAACTTTTTGGGGTGACCAACCAACCTCTTCTGTATCCTCTGGTATGTTAAACATTGGCAACATCTTTTGTATGTAACTTCcctctttaaaaaaatttatattactGCTGTTATTTTTAAGCAAATTCAACATAAGTAATAAACAGTCTTCGACAATAATTCCTCCATCTGAATAACCCTCACTAGATACAATTTCGAAAAGTCTATCGAATGCATTTTCGAATGCTACAATTTTTTGTATATTCGCATTACCTTTCGTTAGCTTTATTAAAAGAAGTAATGCCTCATTTCGTATAACTTCTCTAGTGTCGCCTAAAAGGTCCATCATTTTGGAGACACCCATTGGTTTATCAAGTATGATTTCCTGGATATCTTTAGTTCTATTGGTTAGTAATGATATTAGTAGTTGTACAGTGGATAGCCGAACTCTAAAGTCATACTCATCAAGTAAATCTAAAACTAATTGAATGTTATGTGGATCTTTGATGAACATTTCTGTGAACTGGTCTCCGATATTCATGGGTATATGAGGCTTGTCTTCTTCCTCCTCAAATTGTGATGGTGATACAATATTGTTGAGAGTATCTAATGCATAGTTTATTGTTTCATTGTCTGCTCTGTCAAGTTCCAGAATctagaaaaaaatgttaatttgttTGACTTCTTTATGGTTTTCTTATGATTTATTTATGGTTTTTAAGTGAACCAAAACACTTCTGGATCTCTCTAAATGAGAAACAATAACTCTAGAATTTACTCAGTTTAGCTAATAAAAGCTAAAAGatgtgatataataatattaagtgggCAATTTTTTGGACTCTGGGCTTGTACTTCTGAAGGCTTAACAATATCTTAAATATTGTAGTATATTATTAATCAAACACTTTTTGGTTAAGTATGTTAAGATAACACATTTcagaataaaatttaatttttccaCAAAATGTGACTAATATAATATCCCTTCCTTCTCTAAGTTCCAAAGCTTATTCTAAGAGTAGATATGAAAATAGTGCATTGATGAGGTTTGGCCTGTGAAGAGGCCAATAAACTTATTCATAGAACTAACCTGTCTAAGAGTATCTAGGCCCTGAGCACCAACTTCAAGGCGGTACTTCCTTGACAGAGCTTTTAAGGCTCTGCAAGCATCGCGCCTATCTTCCAGCAGTGTTGAATTACTTGCACGCTCCACTAGACGCTCCACCTGAtaattaacaattaatttaatagCTTAGCTTGATctatactaggtacttacttaataatattataaagaggaaagatttgtttctTTAAACCAATAAATAGCAACATATAGGGTgagcttataataatatgtaatacctCAGTATGCGGAGATGTCACTTTCTGGGTTGTAGGATCCATTATGATGAGACTTTTgcatcaattattttatttattttagagacAAATACACTAAATAAACCATATAAACTAGCAGGAGAGATGTTAGTAGTGCAATGcacttttaaaatacataaattgaGATTTAAAGCCGCAGCAAAGATAGAAATACTCCGATAGAAAGGCTGGATAATCTTCCTATAGATAACAGGCCAGCTATGTCACGCATATTTATTACTCACACCCACATGAAGGAATGCACAAATCCGTGCCGCCACAACTTATAAATAGGCCAATTAAGTCTTATTACTGAAAATATACAAGAATGTCACCGTTTCAGCTACTGAAGGCTGCTGGCCTGGCTCCGGCGCTCCCAGCACAGTTTTTATGCCACTTTTCAGGAAATTCATTTTGTATTACACTGTTCTTCTTTCAACCTGGGTCTAGGATttcttttaatataaaaacagcgattttttggaaaaatcacagcaaaaaataatgtaaacgACACGTCAGCCGTCAGTTACAATTTTGTCATTTTTTGACTAATTGTGACAGGTTGTCAAAGTATGGTTTGACAGTTGCGTTTACGAATAAGAATCTGTTTTTTGAGACTACCTACAGGAAAACATCAAGGAAAATTGTGTGGAAAATTATATTAAAGATgatttaatgctttttttgtaGATTCTGTTAtgaaataaatttggtttatgaaaaaaaaaaagcttatggTGAAGTGAATTTAAAGAATTAATGAACGCTTACGACTACGTCACTATGTCAGTGCCTGTGTGACACTGGCTTGGGATATCTCTATGGCAACCTGGTATATACCTAGTGATCTGTGATGGCAACCACCCTATAATCACAgactataacataatataactataaccaccctatatgttattggtctgtgactataacaagtaacaacaacaacaacgtCCATGGTAGgagtttttaattttcgtaATTCATTGAGAATGAGAACTGAGAAGTTGTTTGAATCACTTGCATAATTTAATCTTTATCGAATAACAAATAGAAAATCTTAAAAATGGCAACAGACTTAAGTGCTAGTTTTAACGAGCAATATATCAGCATCAACACAAAACTAAAGAAGTAAGTTCTTTTAACAACTTATGGTTTTTGCTGTTTAGGGTCATTTTACTTCGCTGTAGGTAGACTAATCTTGCTTATAACTTTGAGGTAAAGCTTGTCCCTCTTCACCCagtaaaaatctttaaaataaactttgggTGCTTTTGCAGAAGGTTTTTGCGCAAACCGAATATTTCAGAAGCAACAAACGAGTTCATAGCTCTAGCGATACAATGCGAGCATTCAGAGCAGCCTTCGTTTGCCGGTCAGACGTATATAGGTGCTGCTAAATGCGAGGCCTCTGCTGGGAACTTTTTAGGCGAGGCAGAACAACATTTGGCGGCAGCTCGACAGTTTATGAAAGCAGAAAAGAAACTTGCTGCATTGAAGTTTGATAGCCCTGATAGAGAGAACCTAGAAGTATGTAAAATTTAAGTTAAATCTAAATGAACTAATTTCTGTATGAACAATTGTaaaattacactaatattataaaggagaaagtttgtatgtgtgtgtgtgtgtgtgtatgtttgttactccttcacgcaaaaactactggacggattgggctgaaattttgaatggagatagattatactctgcattagcacataggctactttttatcggggaaaatcaaagagttcccacaggaattttatgaaacctacatccacgcgaacaaagtcgcgggtattagctaGTTCTTCCATAAGATTACTAAGAAAAGCTCATAACATTCATAGAAACTTAAGCTGTAaagccattaaaaaaaatgttgcagGCTGCAATAGGCTGCTACATGTGGGCCCTAGTCAAGTACCCTGAAAAGTCACCTCTCCGCACATCCATACTACTGGAACTAGCTGAAGGCCTGGTGGATCTGAACTATAAGAACGAGGCATTAGTTTACTATGAGGAAGCAGTTGAGTCAATCGAAGATAAGACAATGAAGTTGATGTGCTTGAGGAATATGTTCAACTTATTGTTGGATTGTGGTAAGTTGGTTTTTGCACTTCTATTTATTTGTCCATCTACAGgtcttatattatgtatgtgagtctgtctgtgtgttactTTTTCtgttgttctttttttttaaaaaaaaaactgcctgCTGCCAGAGATAGCTGTCCTGCAAGATGAACATAAGCTAAtattattctggaaaatcaatcAATAATTCCGATAATATTAAATTGTTGGTATTTTTCCAGATAAATATGAACAAGCTTTGGATACAGCGAATCAAATCTGTGATTCCAATTTTCATATACCAGAGGGAATACTGACAGAGTAAGTTTAACAAACAGTTTACTCTATATGTTACtatatctaaaataaaaaatcaatgaaCTGAATGAGTTCAAACAATTGGGTGTAGAAAGTGGAGATTTTGCATGTATCTGCACTTTCAGTAACATATTTGGTAAGAAGTGCTGGTAGGATCtagaatataatatgataaaatctaAACTTTgcatcaaataataattatttactttttttgcagaatacAAGTGTGCAGAATATTGTTGGTTCTCCTAGTCAGCCCAGATGAGGACACAAAGTCAGAATCTCTGAAACAACTGCTTGAGCACTTACTCAATGATGAAGAAAGTGATTGTAAGTTATTACTCTTTATTAcacaatattattacttattcttTTTTTACAATACTTTTTACTTGATAAGACAAAGCTACCTGCTTTGTAAATCAAAGAAAAGCTCTCTTTTAGGGTTTTAAGCTTCCAAAAGTCTTGTGTTGCACGAAATACgaatccagcagctccctgcAACTCTGTTGATGGCTTCAAATTTGTTCTAAAAACTTTAGAACAGTTAactatcaaaatataaataagtagttaaaCAACTTTTTTAATGCTGACAGGAAATGTCCTGTAATTTTGAGTTTGTAGATATAAATTGGTGTTGACTATGAATTATTTCACTATTCCAGCAATACCCTTCAACACAGACCTGCGCCTCAAGCTGCAATCCATCATAATATCCAGCAGTGCACGCGACCAACCAGCCCTCATTAGTGTAGCGGCAGACACCAAGCAACATCTCACTTTGCGGCAGAAGGATCTGCTCCAAACACTTGTTTTACAGAACAAACCCGAGTGATTTTTTTCCAACTGGTTTGGGTTCTAACCCTTTTTAGCCTGATCAGCAGGGGCGGATCTACTTAAAGGCTTTTTGGGCTGCAGCCCAGGGCCCTGCGAATACAGAGGGCCCCCAACCAAACCGAAACCAACCGAACCAATATTTTtgtcaataaaaaaatccaatcACAAGGTTGGCAACACTATGATCAATCAACCCGTGTTTCAAACAGAAAACAGTTTCTTGTCAAAATGGCAATTAGTTCTATGCAATTAGTTGAGTAATTAGGTAGGGCCCCTAAGCAGTATTAGCCCAGGGCCCCACAAATTCAAGATCCGTCCCTGCTGATCAGAGTGAAACAATTGTCTCAAACCTACCTTCATATATGGCACTGTCACTTTTATAAGTAACAccatgtacctgcgcagaaatcgtatttttgaatggcgcgaaaatatccaAGTTCTTGGTTTTTAACAGACTTCCAAGGAAGAGGTTCTTAATTTGgcctgttgttttatttttgtcctGTTATTAATAgtgtatattataaatttattctaagatataagaaataaaacaataacaacTATCCTTTCTCTTTTATTCTCCATAAACATgataaatatctattttttcTAGGTTGCTTTTAGTACCAACCAACTTTTTCTCTTGTGAGTTTCacgttttaataataaactttttttttttcaatttttcaatatACAAATATATATGATCTCTTTAAGACTTTATCAATACTACTACCACCTATATCCACATCATTTTTAGTCAGTGCAACATCAATTACGTTGCCGAAATTGACGTTGGTGTCAACAATTATATCACTGTTGACATCAAAGTCTACATTGGTCTTGAAAGTTTCAACCTCATTGCCAAAGTTTGCTGATGCATCAATAATTTGGTTTGGTTTGGCATGCTTCCACATTTCATCaaagtcatcatcatcgtccTCACCACTGTTGTTGCTTTTCCCCTTCTTAGTTTCATTGGATTTGTTCCAGCAATATTCAAATGGATAGCTGACATTGCGATTGTCGTCAGGGGCTATCTCGAAGCGAGATGACAACGAGTTGTAAACAGTGTGAACACCTTCTAGCAAGTTGACATCCACTTCTTCAAAGCCTGTAATTGATTTGAACAGGTCTTCAGCAGTTGTGATGTCTGGCACATCTTTCTTTTCAAAGAACTGTAAAGAAATATACATTTGATTTTAGAGTagtttaaaattctttttaacTAGATGCACACAACTTTGTCAGaatggatttaggatttttaataatcctgtgggaatATTCCTGGATAAAaacagcctatgtcactctccagccCTATAACTATATTCCTGCAAACAATCATTTTGATCTGATGC comes from Maniola jurtina chromosome 17, ilManJurt1.1, whole genome shotgun sequence and encodes:
- the LOC123873707 gene encoding general vesicular transport factor p115 isoform X1, which produces MNFLKSGIKTVLGAPEPGQQPSVAETVERLVERASNSTLLEDRRDACRALKALSRKYRLEVGAQGLDTLRQILELDRADNETINYALDTLNNIVSPSQFEEEEDKPHIPMNIGDQFTEMFIKDPHNIQLVLDLLDEYDFRVRLSTVQLLISLLTNRTKDIQEIILDKPMGVSKMMDLLGDTREVIRNEALLLLIKLTKGNANIQKIVAFENAFDRLFEIVSSEGYSDGGIIVEDCLLLMLNLLKNNSSNINFFKEGSYIQKMLPMFNIPEDTEEVGWSPQKVSNVHCMLQLVRTLVSPSNSAQIISNCQKIMKNSGLLEAMCNILMASGVPADILTETINSVGEVVRGETANQEFIGNVIAPSYPPRPAIIVLLMSMVNEKQPFPLRCAVLYCFQCYLYHNEISQANLVQTLLPSSTDVSSLTSGQILCGGLFSSDVLSNWCAAVALSHALIDNTQQKEQLLRVLLATNVGGNPVSLLHQCTLLLQQTTKLQSKVALLMLLSQWMSNCPAAVSAFLQVPGGVGYLVNQTCSNEHDDNEYLLQGLSAFLLAICIHFNDDSVQNYSKDSLKQLLVKRIGMEVFTAKLSEVSKHELYNKAAKHPQLRGTSPADVLIDYEFCRLFKSLESVLSESLSDRHENGTEPERSGSEDLEQYKALIRQQDARLHELVHQLDALAQQARGLQSALNDSLAANSLLKDENTLLKAQVSANSIPMPQSTLPSPPQPDPKLGEYEERIQQLNGEVTKLNGEVVRLNGEVTRLNGEVERLNGEVKTAKDAEKNATEELEKLQKDQDDLLYLLANYDSKTNEYKMRLLQLGETVEDDEPTEEENLT
- the LOC123873733 gene encoding 40-kDa huntingtin-associated protein, whose product is MATDLSASFNEQYISINTKLKKRFLRKPNISEATNEFIALAIQCEHSEQPSFAGQTYIGAAKCEASAGNFLGEAEQHLAAARQFMKAEKKLAALKFDSPDRENLEAAIGCYMWALVKYPEKSPLRTSILLELAEGLVDLNYKNEALVYYEEAVESIEDKTMKLMCLRNMFNLLLDCDKYEQALDTANQICDSNFHIPEGILTEIQVCRILLVLLVSPDEDTKSESLKQLLEHLLNDEESDSIPFNTDLRLKLQSIIISSSARDQPALISVAADTKQHLTLRQKDLLQTLVLQNKPE
- the LOC123873707 gene encoding general vesicular transport factor p115 isoform X2; protein product: MDPTTQKVTSPHTEVERLVERASNSTLLEDRRDACRALKALSRKYRLEVGAQGLDTLRQILELDRADNETINYALDTLNNIVSPSQFEEEEDKPHIPMNIGDQFTEMFIKDPHNIQLVLDLLDEYDFRVRLSTVQLLISLLTNRTKDIQEIILDKPMGVSKMMDLLGDTREVIRNEALLLLIKLTKGNANIQKIVAFENAFDRLFEIVSSEGYSDGGIIVEDCLLLMLNLLKNNSSNINFFKEGSYIQKMLPMFNIPEDTEEVGWSPQKVSNVHCMLQLVRTLVSPSNSAQIISNCQKIMKNSGLLEAMCNILMASGVPADILTETINSVGEVVRGETANQEFIGNVIAPSYPPRPAIIVLLMSMVNEKQPFPLRCAVLYCFQCYLYHNEISQANLVQTLLPSSTDVSSLTSGQILCGGLFSSDVLSNWCAAVALSHALIDNTQQKEQLLRVLLATNVGGNPVSLLHQCTLLLQQTTKLQSKVALLMLLSQWMSNCPAAVSAFLQVPGGVGYLVNQTCSNEHDDNEYLLQGLSAFLLAICIHFNDDSVQNYSKDSLKQLLVKRIGMEVFTAKLSEVSKHELYNKAAKHPQLRGTSPADVLIDYEFCRLFKSLESVLSESLSDRHENGTEPERSGSEDLEQYKALIRQQDARLHELVHQLDALAQQARGLQSALNDSLAANSLLKDENTLLKAQVSANSIPMPQSTLPSPPQPDPKLGEYEERIQQLNGEVTKLNGEVVRLNGEVTRLNGEVERLNGEVKTAKDAEKNATEELEKLQKDQDDLLYLLANYDSKTNEYKMRLLQLGETVEDDEPTEEENLT